From Watersipora subatra chromosome 2, tzWatSuba1.1, whole genome shotgun sequence, one genomic window encodes:
- the LOC137387190 gene encoding octapeptide-repeat protein T2-like — protein sequence MERQKIKKAERRRGGEAERRRGGEAERRRGGEAERRRGGEAERRRGGEAERRRGGEAERRRGGEAERRRGGGREMKREREREKDEEREGGRERRRRREGEGEISPAFTLNIFKSYNS from the coding sequence ATGGAGAGGCAGAAAATCAAAAAGGCGGAGAGGCGGAGAGGCGGAGAGGCGGAGAGGCGGAGAGGCGGAGAGGCGGAGAGGCGGAGAGGCGGAGAGGCGGAGAGGCGGAGAGGCGGAGAGGCGGAGAGGCGGAGAGGCGGAGAGGCGGAGAGGCGGAGAGGCGGAGAGGCGGAGAGGCGGAGAGGCGGAGAGGCGGAGAGGCGGAGAGGCGGAGGGAGAGAgatgaagagagagagagagagagagaaagatgaagagagagagggagggagagagagaaggagaagaagagagggagagggagagatatcaccagcatttactctgaatatatttaaaagttacaactcTTGA